The Polynucleobacter sp. HIN7 genomic interval GAAATAATTTCTCAAACGGTGCAAAGCGTTTTAATTGATTTTGATGGGTGGCACTAAATCCCTGCAGTTCGATCGCCCCACCGTGCAAGGCTTGGGCATGTTGCAAATCAATGATGAATGCCAAACCTGCACCATCAATGTACTCAATGGCTGCACCATTAATTTGCAGCGTTTTACTTTCGGCCCCCTGCCCTAACCATTGCATTTGCCGATTGCGAACGTCTTGCCAGGTGTGCCCCAAGGTATCAGCACTGATTCGGCCCGACAGGGTTACACAAGCAATCGCTCCGGATACTTGCCAGCTTGCAACCGGGATTGGTGAAGTGATGGTGGTAGATGAAGCCATATTCTGACTATTAAAGCAAAGAATCGTGACTTACAAAAAATCTGCCACAAGGGCGGATCTAGGAATATGGCGCGGCTGGCAGGATTCGAACCCACGACCCCTTGGTTCGTAGCCAAGTACTCTATCCAACTGAGCTACAGCCGCATGAGGCAGAATTATGCCATGGATACGAAGAACTACATCACACCGGCTGGGCATGAGGCTCTAAAAACCGAGCTTTTGCAGCTTTTGGACCAAGAGCGCCCACAAATTGTGCAGGTGGTGCATTGGGCAGCATCCAACGGGGATCGCTCTGAAAACGGTGATTACATTTACGGCAAGAAGCGTTTACGTGAGATCGATCGGCGGATTCGCTTCCTCAATCAACGTCTTGAGAATGCTGTGGTGGTCAATAACCAAGAACGTATTGCAAATGGCGGCGATCCCGAGCAGATCTTCTTTGGAGCAACCGTTGTTTATAGTGATAACGACGGGGTTGATACCCAAGTTCGGATTGTTGGTATTGATGAGGTCGATCTTGAGAAGGGCTATGTGAGCTGGATCTCGCCAATTGCGAAAGCACTAATCAAGGCCAAAGTAGGCGATACGGTCCGTATTCAAACACCAGCGGGTGCCAAAGAAATTGATATTCTGGATGTGCGTTACGAGGACTGCTAAACGCTTTTATTACGGATTACCCGAAATACATCGGCATTCGCGCGCAGGCCCCGCAATACGCGCGAGAGATGCAAACGGTTTAATACCTGAATCGTGAAGCGCATCGTGACCGAGTCTTCTTTGTATTTATCGTCCATTGAGACATTGAGGATGTTCGAGTCAGCTGAAGTGATCGAACTCGCAACGCGGGCCAACACCCCTTTTCCTTGCTTAGTGTCCACTGTAATGGCCACATCAAACTCTCGGTTGGTATCTTTACTCCATTGCACACCAACCCACTTATCGCTATCTTTGGACAGCATGCGATGAGCTACCTTACAGTCCTGAGTGTGGATTTGCAGCCCCTCACCCTTACCAAGATAGGCCATGATGTCATCCCCAGGAATTGGATGGCAACAGCTTTGAAAGCTTACCGACATGCCCTCACGGCCATCCACGACGAGGGCTTGTGTTTGCGTCTCTTGATCAGAGCTGCCCCAATCATTTGAGCCCAAGCGCATTTGCTCCGCCCCGCCCTCTTCACCAATCAGAATTTTTAGACGGGTCGCCAACTCGGCAGCGGTACGTCGGCCCAGCACAATATTGACACAGACCTCCTCGCGCGATTTATCACCAGTCCAATGCAGTAACTTTTCCCAAATCTCAGGAGTAAGGAGCCCCGCATCAATTCCCTGTTGTCGCAATGCGCTTGCCAATAAACGTTCGCCTAACTGTAACGCCTCGGCATAGTACTTGGTTTTCAATGAATGGCGGATCGCTGCTCGGGCCTTACCGGTGCGCACAAACTCTAACCACCCTGGATTGGGTTGAGAGGTTGTGGAATTGATCACTTCCACAATATCGCCATTTTTGAGTTCAGTGCGTAACGGTAGTTGTAAATTATTCACCTTGACTGCCACGCAGGTATTACCAAGGTCACTATGAATCGAGTAGGCAAAGTCGAGGGCTGTTGCGCCCCGTGGTAACGCCCGTATTTGCCCTTTGGGGGTAAACACATAGACAGCATCGGGGAATAAATCAATCTTGACGTGCTCTAAGAATTCTTGGGAGTCACCGCTGTTGTCCTGAATATCCACGAGCGACTGCAGCCATTGGTGCGCACGGTTTTGCACTTCACTCAATTCGGGTGAACCGTCCTTATAGGCCCAATGGGCTGCCACTCCAGATTCAGCTACGGCGTGCATATCCGCAGTGCGTACCTGAAACTCCACTGGCACTCCGGATGGACCCACTAAGGTGGTGTGCAAAGACTGATAGCCATTGAGTTTAGGAATCGAGATGTAATCCTTGAACTTCCCAGGCATGGGCTTATAGATAGCATGCAAAATGCCGAGGGCACGATAGCACTCATCCACGGTTCGTACCGTGACTCGGAACGCATAAACATCCAAAACCTGCGAGAAGCTCAAATGCTTACTACGCATTTTGTTGTAGATACTAAATAGGGTTTTCTCACGACCCTGCAAATCAACTTCGATCCCGGCTTTCGCAAACTGCATCCGTACCGTATCCAGAATCTTATCCACCATCTCACGGCGATTGCCACGCGCCTTCTTTACTGCTTTCTCAATGGCCCTAAAGCGCATGGGCATTGAGTGTTTAAAGCTGATGTCTTGCAGATCACGGTAGATTAAGTTAAGCCCCAGACGATGTGCGATCGGGGCGTAGATTTCCATGGTTTCCAATGCAACCCGGCGTCGTTTTTCAATCGGCACCGCATCGAGGGTGTGCATATTGTGGGTTCGGTCAGCTAACTTGACCAAGATGACCCGCACATCACGGGCCATGGCCATAAACATTTTCCGAAAGCTCTCAGCCTGGGCCTCGGCATGACTTTGAAACTCTAATTTATCGAGTTTGGTTAAACCCTCAACTAGCTCAGCCACCTTCGCCCCAAACTGATTCACGAGGTCAGTCTGGGTGCAACCAGAATCCTCAATCACATCATGGAGCAAAGCGGCCATGATGCTTTGGGCATCTAAGCGCCAGGTTGCACAGAGCTCTGCAACCGAAACCGGATGGCTGATGTAAGGCTCTCCGCTATGGCGATATTGGCCTAAGTGCGCGGCATCCGCAAACTGAAAGGCCTTCTTAATTTGGTTAATTTCCTCGGGCTTCAGATAATGAAGCTTCTCGGTCAAGCTCGTAATCGATACAACTTGCTGCTTAGGCGGCAAAGTCGGTTGCGAGGTAGGGCCAAAGAGATGGCGGCTGGATTGCTCCAGCAAAGAGGCGATCACGCCTTGAGCGGGGTTAGCGCTTGGTAAAGGCTTACCTGTGCGAATCTGGCTAGACGAGACTTCGTCTAGCGAACCCGTTGTGGTGACTGTAGACGCCACAGCGGGACCCCCGGATTAGAGAGGTACTTTGGTCAGCATATCCCGATCGGTTACCCCAACAGCGATCTCGCGCAATGCAACCACGGTTGCCTTATCTTTTGCGTCGACTCGGGCTGCGTGACCCTGAACCAATTGGCGGGCCCGATAGGTGCCAGCGAGGACTAACTCAAAACGATTGGGAATGGTTTTTAAACAATCTTCTACAGTAATACGGGCCATTCTGAACTCACTTATTTAGATTAATACCGATAGGATACCCGATGACAGCCCATCATGCCCCAAGTCTCTTGACTAAGGCTGGATAACGGGCCATCATCGGCCCCGTCCGTAGCCGGCTGGCTGCCACAATCGCCTGCAGGTCTTTTAAGGCGTCGGCAAAGACCTCATTAATCACAATAAAGTCGGCTTCGTGAGCATGTTGCAGCTCAATATGAGCGGCTGCAACGCGCTTGGCAATCGTGATCTCATCGTCCTGGCCGCGCTTGTGCAAACGCTCCGCAAGAGCCTCAATAGAGGGCGGGAAGATAAATACCCAAATCGCTTGGGGAATTAGTTTACGTATTTGCTGTGCGCCCTGCCAATCAATTTCCAGGATCACATCCTGACCTTGTTGCATTTGACCTTCTATCCACGAACGCGAGGTGCCATAGAGATTGCCGTGCACCTCGGCGGACTCCAGAAAATCACCGGCCGCTTGTTTGGCCAAAAAGGTTTCTTTGGTAATAAAGGAGTAATCACGCCCATCCAACTCACCGGCACGCGGTGCACGCGTAGTGCACGACAGCGAAAGCTGTAATCGATGATCGGACTCCAATAACGCATTGACTAAAGAGGATTTGCCAGCCCCCGAAGGGGCCACGATCATCAGCATACTGCCCTGATAGGTGGTTGGAGCACTCATGGTCATCACTCTAAATTTTGCACTTGCTCGCGCATTTGCTCAATCAATAATTTGAGCTCCAAGGCAGTGTTCGTGCAATCCTCATGGACCGCCTTGGATCCGAGGGTGTTTGCCTCGCGATTAAGCTCCTGAATTAAGAAGTCTAAACGCTTACCGACAGCCCCGCCCTCTGCCAGGGCCGTCCTTGCAACCTGGATATGCGTTTTGAGACGAGCCAATTCTTCGGCAACATCAATCCGTACTGCATATAAGACAACCTCTTGCCGGATCCGCTCCATTAGCTCAGCATTAAAGGGGATATTGGCTTGGGTTGCATGCACGCCCAATGCTTCCTCGATCCGAGTGACTAATTTATTTTGGTAGAGGGTCACGATTTCTGGGATGCGGGGCTCAAGCCGGGTAACCATGTCTTGCATCGCATCGAGAGCATTCGTTAATACCTTAGCGAGTGCTTGGCCCTCGATTTGCCGTGATTGGATTAATTGCCGTAAAGCCTCTTCGCCAGCCTTTAGGGTGGCACTTTGCCATTGATCCTCGGCGGTCTCCGATTCGGTTACAACACCCGGATAGCGCAGGATATCGGCGACGCGCAACTCTTCGGCCGCAGGAAATTGCCCCTGAATCATGGCTTGTGCTTGTTTTAAGGCGATCAACTTTGCTGGATCGATCGAGATGGTTTGGGAGCGCGCATGCTCACCAGTGCTTTGCCGCCACGCAGCCCGAAACTCGACCTTACCGCGCTTTAAGTGCTTATTAAGGAGCTCACGCAAAGCGCCTTCAGCAGCACGACACTCATCGGGTATCCGAAAGCTCAAATCCAAAAAGCGACTGTTGACCGCCCGTATCTCAACTTGAAGATTGGCATAACTCCCCTCGCCCATCTCAATGGGATGGGAGGCGCTGCCATAGCCAGTCATGCTCGATATCATGTAGGCATTGTAAATTGCAAAAAAGGAACTCCCCATGAATCGTCCTAGCCAACGCCAAGCACGCGATCTACGGCCCGTTACCATTACTCGCTCATTTACCAAACACGCAGAGGGTTCGGTTCTTATTGAGTTTGGGGATACCAAAGTTCTTTGCACGGCAAGCGTTCTTGAAAAGGTGCCGCCCCATCAAAAAGGCTCTGGCGAGGGTTGGGTCACCGCGGAATACGGCATGCTGCCCCGCTCCACCCATACTCGCTCTGATCGTGAAGCCGCCCGGGGCAAGCAAAGTGGGCGAACTCAAGAGATTCAGCGATTGATTGGACGAGCCATGCGCAGTGTCTTTGATCTCAAATTACTCGGTGAGCGCACTATTCATCTCGATTGCGATGTATTGCAAGCCGATGGCGGAACGCGGACTGCGGCAATTACCGGCGCCTATGTGGCTGCCCGCGATGCGGTCAATCATTTGCTCAATCAGAAGATGATTGCCTCCGACCCGATGATTGATAGTGTTGCGGCGATCTCGGTAGGTATCTACCAGGGCGTTCCGGTTCTCGATCTCGATTACGCAGAGGACTCAGAGTGCGACACCGATATGAACGTGGTGATGACCGGTCGTGGCGGCATGATTGAAGTGCAAGGAACCGCTGAAGGCGCTCCATTCTCGCGTACCGAACTCGAGGCATTATTAAATCTTGCCCAAGCAGGTATTGAGGAATTAACACGCATCCAGAAAAGTGCCTTAGCGACATGAAGCGACGGTTGGTCTTGGCATCGAATAATGCTGGGAAGCTCAGAGAGTTTGCACAACTATTTAAACCCTTTGCGATTGAACTCATCCCACAGGGGCAGCTTGGGATTAGTGCGGCAGAAGAACCCTTTGACCGCTTTATCGATAATGCGCTAGCAAAGGCACGCCATGCCAGTAAGCTCAGCAGTCTACCCGCCATTGCCGATGACTCCGGCATTTGTGTGGATGCCTTAGGTGGTGCGCCCGGTGTTCGCTCAGCCCGCTTTGCCGGTGAGCACTGCTCAGACACCGATAACAACCAAAAGCTACTGTCTTTACTCGCGGGCGATCTAAATCGTAAAGCGCACTATGTGTGTGCCCTAGTGGTGGTTCGCGAGGCCGATGATCCCAACCCAATCGTCGTTGAAACCCATTGGGACGGTGAGATCATCGACGAAGCGCGTGGTCAACATGGTTTTGGCTACGATCCCTACTTTTATGTCCCTGAACATCAGATGACCGCAGCAGAACTCAGCCCAGAGCGCAAGAATGCCATTAGCCATCGCGGCCAGGCGCTGGTTCAGCTCATGGAGCAATTAGAGAAAGATCCGTTTTTTCAGAAAACCGATGATTAACTCTGGTATCGCACTAACCGCACTTCCCCCTCTCTCGCTCTATATCCACTTCCCATGGTGTGAGCGTAAGTGCCCGTATTGCGACTTTAATTCGCATCAGGTTAAGGATGGTGGATTTAACGAGAACCGGTATATCGAAGCGCTCATCTCAGATCTTCAAACCGAGCTACCGAATGTCTGGGGTCGTCGAGTTCACACGATTTTTATTGGGGGCGGCACTCCCAGTCTCTTATCCCCCAAGGGTCTTGATCATCTCTTATCGCACGTGCGGGCGCTCATCCCGATGGAGCCTCATGCAGAAATCACTCTCGAGGCCAATCCAGGTTCAGTGGAATCAGCGAAGTTTGCCGAGTTCGCTAGCATCGGCATTAACCGTGTGTCGCTTGGGATCCAGAGCTTTAACTCAGATCATCTCAAGGCATTGGGGCGGATTCACAATCAGCAGGATGCGCGCCGTGCCATTGAAATCGCACACGATCACTTTGAACGCATCAATCTTGATTTGATGTACGCTCTTCCACAGCAAACCCTTGCCCAGTCACAAACCGATCTCAGAGAAGCTCTGGCATTTAATACATCGCATCTATCGCTCTATCACCTAACACTCGAACCGAATACCTATTTTGCGAGTCACCCGCCAGCACTTCCGCACGAAGATGAGAGTGATGCCATGTTTGAATCCGCTCTAGAAATGTTGGCAGCGCATGGCTACGACCGATATGAGGTATCGGCCTATAGCAAGCCCAAACAACAATGCAAGCACAATCTCAATTATTGGGAGTTTGGAGACTATATTGGCATTGGTGCGGGTGCACATGGCAAGATTTCCTATCCAAATCGCATCACACGGCAGATTCGTGAGCGCCACCCTGAGACTTATATGAGCAAGATGACTGAACAAGGTCATGCTGTCATTGAAAATCGTTTACTCACGCAAGACGATTTACCGTTTGAGTTCATGTTGGGAGCACTTCGATTAATGGATGGGGTGCCAACAAGTATGTTCTCGGAGCGAACGAGCCTCGAGCTTAATACGATTAGCAAACCAATTACAGAGGCTCTCCGTAAGGGGCTATTGGACGAAGATCCAACGCGACTCAAAGCTAGCCCACTGGGCATGCGCTATCTCAATGACCTGCAGGAATTGTTCTTGAAATAGATGATGGCGGAAGCGGTGAGATTCGAACTCACGGAGGACTTTCATCCTCGCCAGTTTTCAAGACTGGTGCATTCAACCACTCTGCCACGCTTCCTCTGAAGGAGCAATTATAGGGGAGTTGAAGCTTGGATGAAGAATTGAGGCCTAAGGATTAAGTAAGCCCTTTAGATATTTCGCGATTGCCAAACTTGAGGTTAGTGCGGGTGACTCAAAGCCAAAGAAGTTGTAGAGGCCCTCAATACCATGCTCATTAGGGCCATCGATACGAAAGTCCCCTGCGGGTTGATCTTTCGAGACGATCTTGGCGCGCACCCCTGAATAATCAGCCTGCAACGCTCCGTCTTGAAGACCTGGCCAGTACTGTCGGATGGCTGCATAGAATCGCTCACCGCGAGTGGGATCGACTGCGTAATTAATTTGATCTTCCGCATCGATATCAAGCCATTCCACATCGGGGCCAAACTTAGCCTGCCCCGCCATATCGAGGGTCAAATGTACCCCTAATCCGCCCGGCTCTGGGACGGGATAAATTAAATGTCGAAAGGGTGACTTACCAGCTAAGGAGAAATAGTTGCCTTTTGCAAAATAGGCTTTGGGAATGTGCTCGGCCGATATTCCGTGAATGCGTTGCGCTACGGCCGGCGCACTCATACCCGCACAATTGATTAGATACTTAGTTTGCAGTTGTATCGCATCGGTACCGCCCACCTCTAGCTCAAACCCTCCAGGAATCACGCGTGCATGATTTAACGGAGACAAATAAGCAACCATTCCTCCTGCATCCTCAAAGCCGCCAAGCAATGAGAGCATATAGGCATGGCTATCGACAATGCCAGTCGTTTTGGACAAAATCGCTGCTGCAACTCGTAGATCGGGCTCTAGCTCATTGGCCTCTTTGGCTGTAATGAGGCTAATCTCACGTGCCCCATTTTGCTGGGCGCGATAGAAAATACCATGCAGATCATCAACCTGCTGTGGATCGCTTGCCACAATTAATTTACCGTAGCGCTGGGTTCCCACCTGATGGTCGCGACAATACTCATAGAGCATGCGATTACCCTCAACGCACAGTTTTGCTTTTAACGAATCTTTAGGGTAATAAATGCCTGCATGGATGACTTCGCTATTTCTGGAGCTGCTAATGGTTCCAAATGATGCTTCGCGCTCTAGCAATACGGTTTCATGACCTTGCAATGCCATTTCGCGGGCCACTGCTAAGCCCACAACTCCCGCACCAACGACGACACAATCCAGTTTATCCATATTAATTGCTTGTTTTTTGATGCCAAATCGTACCATTTCACTGAAATTAAATCTTGATGCTTTCGAAGCCCTTATTGATAAAATCTATATATGACCGCATTCTCCAACGCAGAATCATTCGATAACCCCTCAACCGCGGTTTTTGGCTCTTTGCAAGCAGCTGGCATCGTATTGGATCTTGCCTATCAGGGGATTGGATCTGAAGATTGGAAGAACTTATTTGCCAAAGCCGAGCAAGCGCAGCTCAGCAATCATCTCCATGCTGTCTTTGCTGGCGAACATGTTAATACTAGTGAGCACCGCCCTGCACTTCATACGGCACTACGTAATCTCGATAAATCCCCAATACTGGTTGATGGCAAGGATGTGATGCCAGAGATTGCCGAGGTTTGGCAACGAATCGAGGGTTTATGCAATAAATGGGTGGGGGTAACAGATTTAATTCATATTGGGATTGGGGGCTCTGACTTTGGCCCACGACTTGCAGTGCAAGCCTTAGCCCATTCAGCGCACAAATTCAATCGCGGGATGCGGGTTCATTTTGTGGCTAATGTGGATAGCGCAGAACTGAGCCATGTATTAGAACGTGCTCAGGCGAATAGCACTAAGGTACTGATTGTGTCCAAATCATTTGGCACGGCTGAGACTTTAATGAACGCACGCGCTGTTCTTAATTGGTTCAAAGCGAAGAACCTCACGAGCTCGCAGATCGAAAACTCCCTATTTGCGATTACTAGCAATGTCCAAGCGGCAGAAGACTTTGGCATTCAAGCAGAGCATGTCTTTCCATTTTGGGATTGGGTAGGCGGGCGATTCTCGGTATGGTCTGCGGTTGGTCTGCCCATTGCTTTGCAATATGGGTTTGAGACCTTCAAACAATTTTTGTTGGGAGCCAATCACATGGATCGCCATGCGATCAGTGCTCGTCCCAATCAAAATCTCCCAATCCTAATGGCATTGGCTTTGTACTATCAACAAAGCAAATATCATTCCAAATCGTATGCAGTGATTCCATATGCGCACGCCTTGGAACTCTTCCCGTATTGGTTGCAGCAATTGGATATGGAAAGTAATGGCAAGCAAGTCGATCGCCTAGGTAAGCCGGTATCGCTGAGCTCCCCTGTTGTGTTTGGTAGCGCCGGTACCAATGCCCAGCATTCGTATTTCCAGTTACTACATCAAGGACCGGAATGCATTCCGGTTGATCTGATTGCGATTAAAGAGCCGATGAGCGCCCTACCAGAAGCTAAGGATCATCACTATGCCCTCTTAGCCAATTGCTTGGCCCAAGCTCAGGCGTTGGCCCTAGGCCGTGATGCGAGCGACCCCAATCTTAGCTATCCTGGAAAGCGTCCAAGTAATTTAATTGTGCTACCCAAGCTTGATGCCTATCATTTGGGTGCTTTACTTGCTCTTTACGAACACCGTGCCGTTTGCTTGGGAGCGCTATGGGGCATGAACAGCTTTGATCAGCCCGGGGTTGAGCTCGGCAAGGTACTAGCCAAACCCATTGAGCGCGCTCTTCAACAAAAAGACACTTCCGGTGCTGAATTTGATTCCATCACTGCTGCCAGAATCCATTACTTCCAGAAATAATCCATGAACGTTCCTGCCTCGATTTTTAAAGCCTACGATATCCGCGGCATTATTGATGAAACCCTGAATCCATCAATTGCTAAAGCAATTGGTCAGGCCTTTGGAAGTCAAATGCGCGATTTGGGAGAAACGGATGTTGTAATTGGCCGTGACGGTCGACTCTCTGGCCCAGTTCTGATTGAGGCCCTGACCGAGGGTTTGCTATCCACAGGCATTAATGTGATTGACCTTGGGATGGTCGCCACCCCAATGGTCTACTTCGCCACCCATCAAACGATTGGCAACTGCCAACCCAAATCCGGCATCATGATTACGGGTAGTCATAATCCACCTAATTACAACGGCTTTAAGATGGTGCTCGGTGGTTCAGCCATTTATGGGGATCAGATTCAGGGGCTACGCCAGCAAATTGAAGCGGATGATTTTCGGCAAGGCAACGGAAAACACTCTAGCTTCAATATCTTCCCCCAATATTTGCAAACCATTGTTGGTGATATTCGCTTAGCTAGACCCATGAAGATCGCCGTCGATTGTGGCAATGGTGTGGGTGGCGCGTTTGCTGGCGAGTTATTTCGGGCTCTGGGTTGTGAGGTGCAAGAGCTCTTTTGTGAGGTTGATGGGCATTTTCCCAATCACCATCCAGACCCTGCCCATCTTGAAAATCTTCAAGACCTGATTCGCAATCTCGCAACGACCAACAATGAGCTGGGACTTGCCTTTGATGGCGATGCTGATCGACTGGGTGTGGTAACCAAAGATGGCGAGGTGATTTTTCCGGATCGGCAAATGATGCTGTTTGCCAAGGATGTACTCAGTCGCAATCCCAAAGGCCAAATCATTTATGACGTCAAATGTA includes:
- the greB gene encoding transcription elongation factor GreB translates to MDTKNYITPAGHEALKTELLQLLDQERPQIVQVVHWAASNGDRSENGDYIYGKKRLREIDRRIRFLNQRLENAVVVNNQERIANGGDPEQIFFGATVVYSDNDGVDTQVRIVGIDEVDLEKGYVSWISPIAKALIKAKVGDTVRIQTPAGAKEIDILDVRYEDC
- a CDS encoding RelA/SpoT family protein; translated protein: MRTGKPLPSANPAQGVIASLLEQSSRHLFGPTSQPTLPPKQQVVSITSLTEKLHYLKPEEINQIKKAFQFADAAHLGQYRHSGEPYISHPVSVAELCATWRLDAQSIMAALLHDVIEDSGCTQTDLVNQFGAKVAELVEGLTKLDKLEFQSHAEAQAESFRKMFMAMARDVRVILVKLADRTHNMHTLDAVPIEKRRRVALETMEIYAPIAHRLGLNLIYRDLQDISFKHSMPMRFRAIEKAVKKARGNRREMVDKILDTVRMQFAKAGIEVDLQGREKTLFSIYNKMRSKHLSFSQVLDVYAFRVTVRTVDECYRALGILHAIYKPMPGKFKDYISIPKLNGYQSLHTTLVGPSGVPVEFQVRTADMHAVAESGVAAHWAYKDGSPELSEVQNRAHQWLQSLVDIQDNSGDSQEFLEHVKIDLFPDAVYVFTPKGQIRALPRGATALDFAYSIHSDLGNTCVAVKVNNLQLPLRTELKNGDIVEVINSTTSQPNPGWLEFVRTGKARAAIRHSLKTKYYAEALQLGERLLASALRQQGIDAGLLTPEIWEKLLHWTGDKSREEVCVNIVLGRRTAAELATRLKILIGEEGGAEQMRLGSNDWGSSDQETQTQALVVDGREGMSVSFQSCCHPIPGDDIMAYLGKGEGLQIHTQDCKVAHRMLSKDSDKWVGVQWSKDTNREFDVAITVDTKQGKGVLARVASSITSADSNILNVSMDDKYKEDSVTMRFTIQVLNRLHLSRVLRGLRANADVFRVIRNKSV
- the rpoZ gene encoding DNA-directed RNA polymerase subunit omega gives rise to the protein MARITVEDCLKTIPNRFELVLAGTYRARQLVQGHAARVDAKDKATVVALREIAVGVTDRDMLTKVPL
- the gmk gene encoding guanylate kinase — its product is MTMSAPTTYQGSMLMIVAPSGAGKSSLVNALLESDHRLQLSLSCTTRAPRAGELDGRDYSFITKETFLAKQAAGDFLESAEVHGNLYGTSRSWIEGQMQQGQDVILEIDWQGAQQIRKLIPQAIWVFIFPPSIEALAERLHKRGQDDEITIAKRVAAAHIELQHAHEADFIVINEVFADALKDLQAIVAASRLRTGPMMARYPALVKRLGA
- a CDS encoding YicC/YloC family endoribonuclease, translated to MGSSFFAIYNAYMISSMTGYGSASHPIEMGEGSYANLQVEIRAVNSRFLDLSFRIPDECRAAEGALRELLNKHLKRGKVEFRAAWRQSTGEHARSQTISIDPAKLIALKQAQAMIQGQFPAAEELRVADILRYPGVVTESETAEDQWQSATLKAGEEALRQLIQSRQIEGQALAKVLTNALDAMQDMVTRLEPRIPEIVTLYQNKLVTRIEEALGVHATQANIPFNAELMERIRQEVVLYAVRIDVAEELARLKTHIQVARTALAEGGAVGKRLDFLIQELNREANTLGSKAVHEDCTNTALELKLLIEQMREQVQNLE
- the rph gene encoding ribonuclease PH codes for the protein MNRPSQRQARDLRPVTITRSFTKHAEGSVLIEFGDTKVLCTASVLEKVPPHQKGSGEGWVTAEYGMLPRSTHTRSDREAARGKQSGRTQEIQRLIGRAMRSVFDLKLLGERTIHLDCDVLQADGGTRTAAITGAYVAARDAVNHLLNQKMIASDPMIDSVAAISVGIYQGVPVLDLDYAEDSECDTDMNVVMTGRGGMIEVQGTAEGAPFSRTELEALLNLAQAGIEELTRIQKSALAT
- the rdgB gene encoding RdgB/HAM1 family non-canonical purine NTP pyrophosphatase, whose product is MKRRLVLASNNAGKLREFAQLFKPFAIELIPQGQLGISAAEEPFDRFIDNALAKARHASKLSSLPAIADDSGICVDALGGAPGVRSARFAGEHCSDTDNNQKLLSLLAGDLNRKAHYVCALVVVREADDPNPIVVETHWDGEIIDEARGQHGFGYDPYFYVPEHQMTAAELSPERKNAISHRGQALVQLMEQLEKDPFFQKTDD
- the hemW gene encoding radical SAM family heme chaperone HemW, with the protein product MINSGIALTALPPLSLYIHFPWCERKCPYCDFNSHQVKDGGFNENRYIEALISDLQTELPNVWGRRVHTIFIGGGTPSLLSPKGLDHLLSHVRALIPMEPHAEITLEANPGSVESAKFAEFASIGINRVSLGIQSFNSDHLKALGRIHNQQDARRAIEIAHDHFERINLDLMYALPQQTLAQSQTDLREALAFNTSHLSLYHLTLEPNTYFASHPPALPHEDESDAMFESALEMLAAHGYDRYEVSAYSKPKQQCKHNLNYWEFGDYIGIGAGAHGKISYPNRITRQIRERHPETYMSKMTEQGHAVIENRLLTQDDLPFEFMLGALRLMDGVPTSMFSERTSLELNTISKPITEALRKGLLDEDPTRLKASPLGMRYLNDLQELFLK
- a CDS encoding NAD(P)/FAD-dependent oxidoreductase, yielding MDKLDCVVVGAGVVGLAVAREMALQGHETVLLEREASFGTISSSRNSEVIHAGIYYPKDSLKAKLCVEGNRMLYEYCRDHQVGTQRYGKLIVASDPQQVDDLHGIFYRAQQNGAREISLITAKEANELEPDLRVAAAILSKTTGIVDSHAYMLSLLGGFEDAGGMVAYLSPLNHARVIPGGFELEVGGTDAIQLQTKYLINCAGMSAPAVAQRIHGISAEHIPKAYFAKGNYFSLAGKSPFRHLIYPVPEPGGLGVHLTLDMAGQAKFGPDVEWLDIDAEDQINYAVDPTRGERFYAAIRQYWPGLQDGALQADYSGVRAKIVSKDQPAGDFRIDGPNEHGIEGLYNFFGFESPALTSSLAIAKYLKGLLNP
- the pgi gene encoding glucose-6-phosphate isomerase, encoding MTAFSNAESFDNPSTAVFGSLQAAGIVLDLAYQGIGSEDWKNLFAKAEQAQLSNHLHAVFAGEHVNTSEHRPALHTALRNLDKSPILVDGKDVMPEIAEVWQRIEGLCNKWVGVTDLIHIGIGGSDFGPRLAVQALAHSAHKFNRGMRVHFVANVDSAELSHVLERAQANSTKVLIVSKSFGTAETLMNARAVLNWFKAKNLTSSQIENSLFAITSNVQAAEDFGIQAEHVFPFWDWVGGRFSVWSAVGLPIALQYGFETFKQFLLGANHMDRHAISARPNQNLPILMALALYYQQSKYHSKSYAVIPYAHALELFPYWLQQLDMESNGKQVDRLGKPVSLSSPVVFGSAGTNAQHSYFQLLHQGPECIPVDLIAIKEPMSALPEAKDHHYALLANCLAQAQALALGRDASDPNLSYPGKRPSNLIVLPKLDAYHLGALLALYEHRAVCLGALWGMNSFDQPGVELGKVLAKPIERALQQKDTSGAEFDSITAARIHYFQK
- a CDS encoding phosphomannomutase/phosphoglucomutase, translated to MNVPASIFKAYDIRGIIDETLNPSIAKAIGQAFGSQMRDLGETDVVIGRDGRLSGPVLIEALTEGLLSTGINVIDLGMVATPMVYFATHQTIGNCQPKSGIMITGSHNPPNYNGFKMVLGGSAIYGDQIQGLRQQIEADDFRQGNGKHSSFNIFPQYLQTIVGDIRLARPMKIAVDCGNGVGGAFAGELFRALGCEVQELFCEVDGHFPNHHPDPAHLENLQDLIRNLATTNNELGLAFDGDADRLGVVTKDGEVIFPDRQMMLFAKDVLSRNPKGQIIYDVKCTRNLAPWIREHGGEPLMWKTGHSLVKAKLKETGAPLAGEMSGHIFFKDRWFGFDDGLYTGARLLEILSQFDNPSKVLNALPNAICTPELQLPCAEGESFILLEKIKANPKFPSSQSMNTIDGVRVEYADGFGLARPSNTTPIVVLRFEADSEEAIQRIQQEFKAALLAVKPDAKLPF